One Thalassospira marina DNA window includes the following coding sequences:
- a CDS encoding ABC transporter ATP-binding protein, with amino-acid sequence MTRRRRFQFMLLFGLIFFSALAEMISIGAVVPFLGIISAPDKVFEYEIAKPIVEFFGFTKPNQLLVPLTAIFAGTAIFSGALRLALVIVQTRLSFSVGHEISVNIYQKILFQPYYIHASRNSSDVINSIYTKSSTVTSGVILPFLTLMHGVVMMLSVMASLIFINPMASISSFMGFGFIYFIIIVSTRNQLVSDSQKVADSSTEAIKVLQEGLGGIRDVLIHGSQNTYCNYYQSADFGLKRALGNTYIIGQSPRFLMEALGILLMSVLAFFLASQSDGIIGAIPVLGAIALGAQRLLPVLQQQYQAWSSLRGSQISFEDTLDLLDQKLPDYVISGGVKPIFFENEIYLDHVSFCYDKNQDWILRDIDFKIKKGSRVGFVGVTGSGKTTLIDIVMGLLVPTEGTVKVDGVAVSEEIVPAWQKHIAHVPQDIFLADTTIAENIAFGVPRDQVDLARVKDVAFHANILRTIESWRDGFHTVVGERGVKLSGGQRQRIGIARALYRQADVIIFDEATSALDSETEEAIMEAIDGLSRDLTVLMIAHRHSTLRACDEIVHIANGSIELFGDYQNFIKRNVKLS; translated from the coding sequence ATGACCCGGCGTAGACGTTTTCAATTTATGCTTCTTTTCGGGTTGATATTTTTTTCGGCGCTTGCTGAAATGATTAGCATTGGCGCGGTTGTTCCGTTTCTTGGTATTATTTCTGCGCCCGATAAGGTTTTTGAATATGAGATAGCTAAACCAATTGTGGAATTTTTCGGATTTACAAAACCTAATCAACTTTTGGTGCCGCTTACTGCTATTTTTGCGGGAACCGCCATATTTTCGGGGGCTTTGCGGTTGGCGCTTGTGATTGTTCAGACCCGACTTTCTTTTTCTGTTGGTCATGAAATTAGTGTCAATATATATCAAAAAATTCTTTTCCAGCCATATTATATTCACGCCTCACGAAATAGCAGCGATGTAATAAATAGCATATATACAAAGTCGTCAACGGTGACATCAGGTGTTATATTGCCATTTCTAACACTTATGCATGGCGTTGTGATGATGTTATCAGTGATGGCGTCTTTGATTTTTATTAATCCGATGGCATCGATTTCTTCGTTTATGGGATTTGGGTTCATCTATTTTATTATAATTGTTTCGACTCGAAATCAGCTTGTTTCAGACAGCCAAAAAGTTGCAGATAGCTCTACTGAAGCTATCAAGGTGTTGCAAGAAGGTTTGGGTGGAATTCGAGATGTTCTGATACATGGGAGTCAGAATACTTACTGCAACTATTATCAAAGCGCGGATTTTGGATTAAAAAGAGCTTTGGGTAATACATATATTATTGGGCAAAGTCCTCGATTTTTAATGGAGGCGTTAGGCATATTATTGATGTCTGTTCTTGCATTTTTCCTTGCTAGCCAAAGCGATGGAATAATAGGCGCCATTCCGGTCTTGGGTGCAATTGCACTTGGTGCGCAAAGGTTGCTTCCGGTTTTACAGCAACAGTATCAGGCGTGGTCTTCGCTTCGTGGGTCGCAAATTTCGTTTGAAGATACCTTAGATTTGCTTGATCAGAAGCTGCCTGACTACGTCATTTCTGGTGGTGTGAAACCAATTTTTTTTGAAAATGAGATTTACTTGGATCATGTATCGTTTTGTTACGATAAAAATCAAGATTGGATACTCCGAGATATTGATTTCAAAATTAAAAAAGGAAGCCGTGTAGGTTTTGTTGGAGTTACGGGTAGTGGTAAAACGACATTAATAGATATTGTAATGGGTTTATTGGTGCCGACAGAAGGAACTGTGAAAGTTGATGGCGTCGCGGTTTCAGAGGAAATTGTTCCAGCTTGGCAGAAACATATTGCGCATGTCCCGCAGGATATTTTTTTGGCTGATACTACAATTGCGGAAAATATTGCTTTTGGCGTTCCTCGGGACCAGGTCGACTTAGCTAGGGTAAAAGACGTAGCGTTTCATGCAAATATATTAAGGACAATTGAAAGTTGGCGTGATGGTTTTCACACTGTTGTTGGAGAACGAGGAGTCAAGTTAAGTGGTGGTCAACGTCAGCGCATAGGAATTGCACGTGCACTTTATCGACAAGCTGACGTAATCATTTTTGATGAGGCAACCAGTGCTCTCGATAGTGAAACAGAAGAAGCAATTATGGAGGCAATCGACGGTTTGAGCAGAGATTTAACAGTCCTTATGATTGCTCATAGGCACTCAACTCTTCGTGCTTGTGACGAAATTGTTCATATTGCTAATGGGAGTATAGAATTATTTGGCGACTACCAAAATTTTATTAAAAGAAACGTGAAGTTATCATGA
- a CDS encoding 5'-methylthioadenosine/S-adenosylhomocysteine nucleosidase (Enables the cleavage of the glycosidic bond in both 5'-methylthioadenosine and S-adenosylhomocysteine), with protein MDKPDILYCMAAPAEYGPHLQARITPEMIGVGPVEAAVNLTAVMARREVLGQLPDVVVSLGSAGSRDLVQAEIYQVTAVSYRDMDASPLGFEKGCTPFVEFPAIVSLPLRIPGIAEATLSTGGNIVSGAAYDGIAADMVDMETYAVWRVCQKFGLPLIGLRGISDGKKDLTHISDWTEYLHIIDEKMSLAVDHLECFMALGCRF; from the coding sequence GTGGATAAACCAGATATTCTTTACTGCATGGCAGCCCCGGCTGAATATGGGCCGCATCTTCAGGCGCGGATTACGCCTGAAATGATTGGGGTGGGGCCGGTTGAGGCGGCGGTTAATTTGACGGCGGTTATGGCGCGGCGCGAGGTGCTGGGGCAGCTTCCTGATGTGGTTGTGTCGTTGGGCTCTGCCGGATCACGTGATCTGGTGCAGGCAGAGATTTATCAGGTCACTGCCGTTTCCTATCGTGATATGGACGCATCGCCCTTGGGGTTTGAAAAAGGCTGCACGCCTTTTGTCGAGTTTCCGGCCATTGTTTCGCTGCCCCTTCGTATTCCCGGTATTGCCGAGGCAACGTTATCGACGGGCGGAAATATCGTTTCAGGTGCAGCCTATGACGGGATTGCGGCCGATATGGTGGATATGGAGACCTATGCCGTCTGGCGGGTATGTCAGAAATTTGGTCTGCCGTTGATCGGCCTGCGGGGCATTTCCGATGGCAAAAAGGACCTGACCCATATTTCCGACTGGACCGAATATTTGCATATTATTGATGAGAAAATGAGTTTGGCTGTTGATCATCTTGAATGTTTTATGGCGCTTGGGTGTCGATTTTAG